In a genomic window of Paracoccaceae bacterium:
- the hslU gene encoding ATP-dependent protease ATPase subunit HslU gives MTDLTPREIVSELDRFIIGQKDAKRAVAVALRNRWRRKQLSDDLRDEVYPKNILMIGPTGVGKTEISRRLAKLARAPFLKVEATKFTEVGYVGRDVEQIIRDLVDSAIAMTRDHMREDVKTNARHAAEERVIDAIAGADAREGTRDMFRKKLKAGELDDEMIDLEVADTSNPFPTMDIPGQQGGMGMMNLGDLFGKALGGRTTRKRLSVSESYDVLISEEADKLLDDETVTRAAIDAVEQNGIVFLDEIDKVCARSDARGGDVSREGVQRDLLPLIEGTTVSTKHGPVKTDHVLFIASGAFHIAKPSDLLPELQGRLPIRVELRALTEEDFVRILTETDNALTLQYTALMGTEKVTVSFEPDGIAALAKIAADVNQSVENIGARRLYTVMERVFEELSFDAPDQAGIEVVVNAEFVEKNLGELTRSTDISRYVL, from the coding sequence ATGACCGACCTGACCCCCCGCGAAATTGTCTCCGAGCTTGACCGGTTCATCATTGGCCAGAAAGATGCCAAACGCGCGGTTGCGGTAGCCCTGCGCAATCGCTGGCGGCGTAAACAGCTCAGTGATGACTTGCGCGATGAGGTCTACCCAAAAAACATCCTGATGATCGGACCCACAGGTGTTGGCAAAACCGAGATCAGCCGACGTCTGGCGAAACTGGCGCGCGCACCATTCCTGAAAGTCGAAGCTACCAAATTTACGGAAGTCGGTTATGTCGGCCGTGATGTGGAGCAGATCATCCGCGACCTCGTGGACAGCGCCATTGCCATGACCCGCGATCATATGCGCGAAGACGTCAAGACCAACGCACGCCATGCCGCCGAAGAGCGTGTAATTGATGCGATTGCTGGTGCAGATGCCCGCGAAGGCACACGCGACATGTTTCGCAAAAAGCTCAAGGCCGGCGAGCTGGATGACGAAATGATTGATCTGGAGGTCGCCGATACCTCCAATCCGTTTCCAACAATGGATATTCCAGGCCAGCAGGGCGGTATGGGCATGATGAATCTCGGCGATCTGTTCGGCAAAGCGCTCGGAGGGCGCACAACCAGAAAAAGGCTGTCAGTTTCAGAAAGCTATGATGTGCTGATCTCCGAAGAGGCGGACAAGCTGCTGGATGATGAAACTGTCACCCGCGCCGCCATTGATGCGGTGGAGCAAAACGGCATCGTTTTTCTGGACGAGATCGACAAGGTTTGCGCACGATCAGATGCGCGCGGCGGGGATGTGAGCCGCGAAGGGGTGCAGCGCGATTTACTGCCGCTGATCGAAGGCACCACGGTCAGCACCAAACACGGGCCAGTCAAAACAGACCACGTGCTATTCATTGCATCAGGCGCTTTTCACATCGCAAAACCGTCGGATTTATTGCCGGAGCTTCAGGGCCGCCTGCCGATCCGCGTGGAGTTGCGGGCCCTCACCGAAGAGGATTTCGTCCGTATTCTGACAGAAACCGACAACGCGCTGACCCTGCAATACACCGCCTTGATGGGTACCGAGAAAGTCACCGTCAGTTTTGAACCCGATGGCATCGCCGCCCTCGCAAAGATCGCAGCAGACGTCAATCAATCGGTGGAAAACATCGGTGCCCGGCGCTTGTACACGGTCATGGAACGGGTGTTTGAAGAACTGTCCTTCGATGCGCCGGATCAGGCGGGCATAGAGGTGGTCGTGAATGCAGAGTTTGTTGAGAAAAACCTCGGTGAATTGACGCGTTCCACAGATATCAGCCGTTACGTGCTTTAA